TCATTCACAGGAATGCAGAGGGAGAAGTGAGGCTGGAGAACAGTGAGAGGAGTAAGCTGAGAAACACGTGGGTTTGGTCCATATGAGAGGAGTGTTTGTGAGGAGGCCTATTGGCCAGCATTATGGCACTGCATGGGTGGAAGAGAAGATGAAGTACAGAGCATGTCTGGTCTATCCTCAGTCTGCATATTCACTGTGGTGCTTCCCATTACAGCTTTGAACTGGACGATGAGTTCACAGCCATGTACAAAGGTTAGTCCCACCCCAGCTTTCTCAAAGTGAAATACTTCTCCCTGTGTGTGAGTGTAACCATGCACCTTTCTCTTGCTACTGCCAGTTCTAGATGTGGTGAAGGCTCACAAGGACTCTTGGCCCTTCTTGGAGCCCGTTGATGAATCGTATGCTCCCAACTACTATCAGATCATTAAGGTATGGAAAGTGGCCCAGCCATTTCGACTGATGCACTTCATTGACTGGGATGCAGCCTTTTGGAAGTGTTTTGAAGTTTGATGGGCTGTATTACTCTCACAGTCGATCTCCATGATTCTGGCAGTCCCTTCTAGCCTTACAAGTCAAGAAAACCAAAGGAGGATGGCTGCCTCTCTGGAGAGCATCCTCTGCTGCCCATGTCCTCTCTGAGCTCTAGCTTTGTAAGCCCCACTATGCTTTCTGTAACTGAAGGGAGGTTTGGTTGTATTCCAGGCTCCCATGGATATCTCTAGCATGGAGAAGAAGTTGAATGGAGGTCAGTACTGCACCAAGGATGAATTTGTGGGTGATATGAAGACCATGTTCAGGAACTGTCTTAAGTACAACGGTGAAGGCAGTGGTAAGAGCAGTAAGATGCTAAATTTGTCTATTTGCAGTGCTCAGCCAAAGCAAGCAGtgccctcttcctcctcaccaGTACTTGATTTGTGATTCttctctttcaaaatatttttgggaGACCAGATAAAATGGTAATAGTTACTGAGACCTGCATTGGGTTTTAGTGAGGCTTTTAGCACAGTTTGGTCATGCTGAACTGGGGCACGGCATACTAAGGACTGCCATGCTGGTAGATGGTGAAGGCAGAACACACAAAGAGAGGAGAGTCTGTTTCTTTCTGAGCTCATTCCTTCATGTGTTTATGTGTGCCTGTGTGCCCCTTTTTCTCATACTAACTAATACAGACTTTGAAAAACATCGGAGTCTGGTTAACTCCCAGTGTTTGTTGAGTACCACAGGAAAGTGAGGAGTGAACCATGCCTGTCCTTCGGATGGAAAATGTAGATTTTAGGTTCCTTGGCTATTGAAGGAACAACATGAGTGTGCAAATGGGAAATCCTGGCTTCAATTGCCATGCCAATTAAAATTCTGTGTATTGCTTAGATAAGAAATCAGTTCCCATATGGTGGGTCATCACTGCAGACTGTCTCACCAGCAACACCTGGTGAGAAAGGGAGAGCAACATTAAGAACAAATCAGCTTGCTGCTGTTGGCTGCAAGTAAAAGCATACCTGCACCGCCACTGGGAGAGCTCTGTTCCTCAAGGAACTTCAGGGTTAGTTTAGTGGAAACAACTGGAAAGTCACTTGTTTTAAGGCCTTGTTACCAACGACTCTCACGTGTCTTTTCCTTCCTATCCACtcaacaaaaagcaaaagctcATCTCAGCAGAACTGTCCCGTAGAAATGATGCAGTGGGGACACTGGTGTTGGCAATAGCTTTAGTGTCAGGGTCAGCAAGTGCTTTGGAAACTACACAGATAAATGTGTTTGCTGATTTTCCTCTGTCTTGTGGCCCACAGCAGAGATCTGAAGTAGTCCAAGAAAAGCCTCTGAAAGTAATCAAATAGCATCGCTGGAAGTTCACATTTCTTCTCTCAGCACTCCTGCTGGCTAACTGTGCAGGTCACACATCTCTGTGAGCAGAGGTGGTGCTCTCCTAATGTAATTCTTGGCACTAGGCTGGAACACTGAGTTAATGCTGACTCTGCAGGCCCTGCTGCCAGTGGTACTTTGTCATGCCTGTGTGCCTGTCCTCTGGTGGGGTTACTGAACAGAACTGATGCTGTGTTGCTTATGGAGTTTAGGAACCAAAGCCAACTAGTTAGAAACAAAAGTCTTCCTTGGAGAAACTTGGCAGAGGGGAGATGATTTATCTGATGTTGCATAATTGCTTAATTGCTTCTCTCTACAAGGCTCTGATGTTCTTGAGGGTTTTTGACTGCAGAATATACAAAGATGGCTTACAACTTGGAGAGGTGTTTCCACCGAGCAATGATGAAGCACTTccctggggaagagggagacACAGATGAGGAGTTTTGGATCAGAGAGGAcgggagaagagagaagagaagccGGCGGACCGGCcgctccagcacaggcagtgtcTGGACTCGATCACGAGACCCAGATGGGCCTGGAAAGAGACAGCAACGCCTGGAAAATGGAGGAAAACCTCCACCATATCGAGCTACTTCCAGGGctcctgcttcttcctcctcttcctcttcctcctccttctcctcgtCCTCTGTAGATGACCCAAGTGGCAACCCAATGCAGGCTGCTCGAGAAGTGGGCCCTTCAAACGGGCGAGGCTTCCCCCGCTCCCTGCAGTACGGCGGcatgcccagccctgtgccacatCCTGGACAGATGGTAAGGAGCAGTTCCTGCTGTCCTTTGCCCATCAggacaagggagggagagagggaggtaAGGGGGAATGAAACTTCCTACCATGAAATCCTTAGTGCATGTCAGGAACCTTTTCCCAGAGATAAAGGGTCAGGGCTATGGTTCCTCCAAGTGAAACCTTTCAGCCCTTAGATTTAAACTGGTGAAATTTAAGTCTTTGCCACGTTAGGTAGGGGCAATCTCCTAATAGTTCCCATGGCTGGCATGTCCCAGTGTAGACTTGCACAAACTGATTCCCCAGATTCTCTTCTCTCCTTGGAGATTAACCCCAGTGTGCATGGAAAGCTGTAACATTTCTTCCCTTATCCCCTAGTTTATGAAGCTCAACAATCTGGTCTTCTTTTGTCTCAATTGTTTACAGATGCCTGGTAACTTCGTGCCATCTGTGTACTACTGCATTTCGTGCTTGAGTATTTATAAAAGCAGTAAACTAAATCAAACAAAGGCCACCCTGGACTGCAGCAATGACCTATCTTTAGCCCAGCGTTTCTTCTCTGAATGCCACCTCTGTTCTGCCTCCCTCTGGGCTGTTCCTCACCAATCCTTCACTGCCTTTTCCATTTTAACCAGCGATGGCTTGTGGTGTGATGTATCTGCTGTTCTCCTGAGATCTAGGCTATCCGTTGCCCTTTAAGCTAGAGATCAAACAAAATTTTTAGAGTGATTCTTGTGCTGCAGATAGTGGGAGGTGGTAGGAGAGCTGGAGGCATTGAATGTTTTGAAGGAAATCCAGCACATTCTCTGTTGTCTTCCTGCTTCCACGCTCTTGTGGTCCATTCCTCTTCTTAAAGCAAACCACTGCCCCCTCCAGTCTTCTTTCTTGCTCCCCAGTATTGGGTGGCAAGTGAGTGTATTGCAGCCTTTAGTTCAGGGGTGAGTGGCTGAGGTGTGATAGAGTGGCTTTGATAAGGCTGTGTCACCTGATAGAAGAGAGTACAGCTTTTTCCGCAGTACCTCCAAAACAGTCCGGCTGCTTATTTGTGTGGTTACTCCAGCCTTGGCTTCCCCTCACCTGCagtatttctgctgctgttatGCACTTCACAGACTGTTTTATTTCTcccccctgcacccctccccatccctcaGAGACCAGCGGTGCCAGGAGCCTTTGGCCCTTTGCGCGGATCCGATCCCACAAAACTGTACGGCGCTCCGCGAGTGCCCGAGCCCCATCCCGGAGACCCggtccagcagcaccagcactttGCCATGCAGGTAAGCCCCTCCTGCCAAAGGGATGCGGCACCCCAGGCCCCGCAGGCACCGTGGCTGTCACTGAGAcccccctctctctcctcagccGGCCGTGGGACTGAGCGAGCACCGCGGGCAGCGGCTGGGCACTCCGGAGAAGCAGGCGTGCGCGGCGCCTGCCCACGTGGCCGGGCTGGGCCCCCGGCTGGGCTCCCTGCAGCTGGGGCGCGTGGGCGGCCCCCCACCCGACGCCATCTACCCACCGGCTCAGTTCCAGCAGGGCTTCCTCCCACCACGGCACAACGGGCCCCCGGTGAAGCCGCCCGAGGGCTCGGAGGTGCCCCCAGGACACATGTACCGGCCCTACAAGTACCTGAACCGCGCACATCCAGCCCTGTGGAACGGCAGCCACGGCCCCGCTGGCCAGGCTGCCGTGGGGCCGGAGGAGAAGGCGCCCATGGGGCCGGGGCCCTCGCTCCAGCCCCGGGTCCTGGGTCATATGATGGACCCCCGGGCCATGAGGCCGCCGCTGCCTCCCAGCCAGTGGAGCGAGCAATCAAATTTCCTACCTCACGGGGTGCCTCCCTCAGGGTACATCCGACCGCCTGGCAAAGCCACCGGTCAGAGGATGCCGCAGCCTCCGGCCGCTCTCTTTGGGGGACCACCTCAGGTTCAAAGAGGGTGCCAGGGCGGGGACTCCATGCTGGACAGCCCGGAGATGATCGCCATGCAGCAGCTGTCCTCCCGCGTGTGCCCGCCGGGTGTGCCTTACCACCCTCGCCAGCCGCCCCCGCCGCACCTCCCCGGGCCCTTTCCCCAGCTGGCTCACGCCGCCTCTGCCGCCGGCCAGCCCCCAAAACCCATGGGAAACGGGAGCTCACAGGATCCAACCGGCCAGACCATGGATGTGGACAGCAACCAAGGTAACGCCCTGAGTGCCCTCTGGTAGCACGTGACCTTCCCTGCCTGCATCTGTCGCCTCCACTGCgcagaaaataattcagatcTTGATTAAATATTTGGGGCGGAACAGAGTTTCTACacatagttttattttttttttaacctaagtTGGAATACCTTTTCTACTCAGGGCATTGCTTAGATTTTTCTAGGATTGTTTTGTTTCACTGTAGCCTGCCAGAGGTCCCCTCTGTCCCAGCTTTACCTGCAAGTTATCAGTGTGCCACGAGATGCAAATGCAAAGCATAGTCTGTAATTCTTCTAGAGCTCACCTGGAGTTAATATAAAAATTGGATCTGCAGAGAGTTAGGTAAGGAGAGCAGATGTTATGTGAATAAATGCCTTATATATACTCCTTCGAGTGTGTGTAAGTATAGCTTCTCCTCTGAAATGCACATCTGCCTTATGAGATCTCAACATCTTAAAATCTTCACACACCAGGGCTGCCCAAAAGTCCCTGAGAAGCTGTATCAGTTCAGGTGGGATGGCAACATGTCATGCATGCCCTTCCCAGCTTCTTTCTGGTTGAATTTCATTTGTTCTATCCGGTAAACtacagataataaaaaaaagaaccttaaaaataaaacctaataTAGAGATCAAAAAAATTCAGAgatcaaaatttttttttcattaattctaGCTGGTAAACTAGAGATCAAAACCCTTGTATCTTTTATCAATCCCTTGTGTGCCTTGCACTAAGAGGAAACTCTTTCCTTGTGTGGCATTGCTTAAAAGTTATCATCATAATTTAGCTCTCTGGATACAGAACAGAGACAGGGGAGAACGCTGAGTGATTGCAGAACAGAGCAGTCCCATCTCCAAACCACAGCTGGTTAAAATACggctgtgatcagctctgcagTATCTCAGGGCATGGTGGTGCTTCTGCCCAAGCTGGATGCAAACAGGATTTGTGGAGGGTGGGCTTAAATTTGAtgttaagaagaaattctttactgtgagggtggtgaggcactgacacagattgcccagaggagctgtggatgccccatccctgaatgTGTTCAGGACCAGGATGGAGGGGACTTCGaacaatctggtctagtggaaggtgtctctctccatggcaggggggttggaacttcATGATcttcccttccaagccaaactattctataattctattaCCAAAAGGGATAAGGCAGCCTGAAATCAAGCTGCCAGTACACCAACACCTTATGTTGCTTTCATGTGGACCCCAACTCTGCCTCTCCTTTAGGCAGCCTCTGCATACCTCTATGTCAGAGCAAACGTGTGTGCCATATTATTCCAGAGGGGTTGTGACTTAGCAGAGGCTTGCAAACGACAATGACTCTTGccattttctttgcaaatgttttatttaatctCGCTTGCAGTGGGGCAGAGTCACTGACTCAAGTGGAAGTTTACCTCTTGTTATGAACATCCTTAATGTTgccctctttttccctcttcttgcTTTGACCCTTCTTTCTATGTCAAATTTCCATCACAGACAGGTAGAAAGATGTCTACCTGTGCCATCTTTCAGAGATGCAACCTCATGAGCACTTTTTAAAAGAGCACTTTTAAAAGAAGCAGCTCTTAAAGATCACCCAAATTTGCATATGTTTGActttcttccctctctttcAGTGGACACACTGGCAGGCATGGACGAGAAGTCTCAGTGCATCAGCATTCCCGACGGGGCCTATGCCAAACTCCTACCTCATCCCAAGCCCCCGCTGCCCATGGAGTGCACGCGGCGCGCCTTGCCCCCGGATGGGGAGGGGGATGACCCCACTGTGAAGGGCGACCTGAAGACAGGGCAGGGCAAAGGCACGTGGTCAGCAGAGAGCGGCTACGCCGGAGACCCAGGCTGCGTGAGGGACCTGGTGCCCACCTCCGAAAGAGCGGGTCCCCTGCCTCAGAATGGGGCAGCGGGCGAGGGGCCGGCAGCCGGCCCCGAGGGGAAGGGGCTGGCTGCCAACCTGCTGGAGAAGCCTCTCTGCGGTGGGGGAAAGGCTCTGCCCGAGGGAGCCGTGCCTTGCATGGGACAGGGCACCGGCCTCCCTGGCGTGGATGCCACCTCCATGGGGGCCACCCCCAACCAGTTTCATCCTCTCTACATGTCCACTCTGGAATACCCGAATTCAGCCGGGCGGTACCACATCAACCCAGGCCTGCAGGGGTTCAGCCCCGTGATGGGGGGGAAgccacctcctcctgcctcccatCCCCAGCATTTTCCCCCGCGGGGTTTCCAGCCAAGCAGCGCCCACCCCGGCGTCTTCCCACGGTATCGGCCGCCCCAGGGAATGCCGTATCCTTACCAGCCACAGCCCCAACCCTCCTACCACCACTACCAGCGACCGCCCTACTACGGCTGCCCGCAGGGCTACTCGGACTGGCAGAGACCTCTCCacccccaggccagccccagcggGCACCCCGGTGCCCACCCGTCCCTGGCCAGGCCCCCTTTCCCAGAGCGGGGCTCCGCCGGCCTGCAGGGCTGCGAGGCGATGAGCGCCGCCCTGGCCTCTCCCAACCGCATGGACGTAGCAAGTGCCAAAGAGGTTTCTCCAAGCGACGGGCAGGAGATGGGGCCTGAAGATGAGAAGTCCGAGGAGTCCCAGGAAAGACCGGAGAGTCCCAAAGAGTTTCTTGATTTGGACAACCACAATGCAGCCGCTAAGAGGCAGAGCACAGTGGCAGCGGGGGAGTTCCTCTACGGAGCCCCCCCGCCACACCTGGGTGCGGGGATGGGATTCGGCCCGTCGGCTTTCCCTCCCCATGGGGTGATGCTACAGACTGGCTCTCCTTATGGATCCCGGCATCCAGCCAGCCACTTCCAGCCCAGGACGTATGGATCACCCATGAATGCTCACCTGTCTCATCATCCAGCCTCCAGCCAGGCCAATGGCCTCTCTCAGGAGGGCCCCCTGTACCGCTGCCGAGAGGAGAACGTGGGTCACTTTCAGGCCTTGCTGATGGATCAGAGAGGCAGTGGAGGTGGCATGGGGGGGCCACCCCAGGACTTGTATAGACCCTCGGGGTAAGATCGTGTTTTCTGCAAGAAGGCAAGGTGGGAGGGGGGTGATGCCTGGGTGACCATCACTGTTGGATACCCTTGAAGGGATATGGCTTCAAGTCACAGGAGATGGCAAGTCAAGTTGAAAGGCTAAGAGGTGGCTCTTGGACTCTTGGAGTAAGAGTGCTAAGATGGAGAGAGAGAGTCTCATTGCATCTCCTTAAAGCGAGGAGTGCTTGCTGTCATGGAGAACCTGTTAGCCTGCTTCATCCCTCCCCACACCAGTGCTGAGTTTCCCCTGACAGTGTTTTGCTAATGTGTCCTCCAGGGTTGAGCACCTCTTAATCACACGGACTCTTGccattttctttgcaaatgttttatttaatctCGCTTGTAGTGGGGCAGAGTCACTGACTCAAGTGGAAGTTTGCCTCTTGTTATGAACATCCTTAATGTTGccctctttttccctcctcttaCTTTGACCCTTCTCTCTGTGTCAAATTTCCATCACAGAAAGTTACTTCTCACTGAGACTGCATATCACATTTTATTCCCAAGTGGAAAATACTGCTACTCCAACAATTCCCTGTTCAGTTTTTATGAATGTGCCTCAACTATTACTGTTTTGTCATCATCACAGCATCAAGTCCTTCCTTCTTCTAGTATTCAGGGAACTTGGCTTAAAGCTAAGCCATTGGGGGAATGGCATGGGTTGAGGGCTGTGTTTTGAGGGGAAGCCAGACAGAATATACAAGACACATGCTTGTATGTTAATGTTGTTTGTATGCCTTCAGTGAAGTAGTTTTAACCAAGTGTGGGGATTTGCTCCTGACATTCATGTGCTAAAACTCTCTCCATTCAACCTGACTCCAGAATGCAAATGCATCAGGCTCAAGTTCCTTTCCCGAAGATGCCCACAGCAACCATGGCCCGGGAAGATTTGACATCACAAAAACCATCAGCGTTGCCTCTGGATCAAGTAAGGGCTGCTAGAGTGAGCAGAGCTGAAATGCAAGTCTTTCTCCTCCCAATGGTTAAAGGATTGAGGTGTTTGATGAGGGTGGGAAGAACTGGAGGAAGCTGTGAACTTGGGCAGATCACCAGTGTTAGCTTTCAACTGCAATCACGAGATTATTCCTTTCTGAAGCTGCCAGCTAAAGCCTCCAACTCTTGTTCTTCCTCTTCCAGAGCTAGTCCAAGAAAGGACAGACTTCATGAAGATGAAAGCCACCCATGATTTGGACAACAGAGAAGAGGGGCAGGCCTTGCTCCCAGCCTCCCCTCGCCCGAGCAGCACGGAGCTTCCCGGGTCTGTGGAACACGGTGCCGTGCCGGATTTTGTGCTGGAAACCCGCAGTGGTGCTGGGCCCCAGCCAGCCGAGCAGCTGGCTCACCATCGCAGGGCACCCCAAACTAGTGGCTTTCCGTGACCGGAGACTGCGTCTCATTCAGGGTTTGAGGGATTTTTCGGGTGGGgagggtgggggtgggggtggaaACTTTCATTGATTGCTAAACTCAGGTATATTTTTCAGGGTGGAAGAGGACGATGATGGAATTTTACTTGTAGTATTAACGTGTGTGTTTTGGAGCTGGATCCAGTTTACAGAATTTAACCTGTTGCCTTTCTAAATAAATTTCTGTTGTTGGTGAATGTATTGTACATaatgggggagggggtgggcCCAGCTTGTAGTGGGCTTAGCACTGGAGGAATCGTTAACTGTTTACAATCATATCACACTGAAATCTTTCAGGATAGggtgagggtttggggggagtGGGGAGAGGTGAGGGAATGTGTGATGGATGACTTGCTGTCCTCCTTCCTGTCCTCTGCAACCAAGACACGACCCCGTGGCCGGTTGACTTAATAGCGGGAATTGCTCAGGAGCATAACATGTCCTCCTCTTTTTCTtgtcttcttcctccttcccctctccccccacCTCCACCCCTCTGGATCCAGGGCCTGAGTGCACTTCCAGCTCCTGTCATCATGGGGGAACAAGGAAACCAGGACCAGGAATTGAAACCAGGGCAGGACACCCATGGCGTTGTCCCTTCTGCTAGTATAGTACCCTTCTCCCTGCCTTTCTGATAGAAGAAATGTGTGCtctagaaaacagaaaatggcATAACTGGTCATCTTAAAACCTATTTTGGTGAAACCAGTGCAGTTGCAGGTGGAGCAGCACCTATCCAGTAGGTCAAATTTTGTGCAAATCTGTACTGCCCTGCTGCCTGAGAAGAGGAGCGGAGTCCCCACCTCTTTCTCTGACCCTGGGCTAAATTCACTTCTTTGCAGCAGTGAAGCAGAAAGTGCCACAGGCTCCCTGAGCACTCTTGCTGAGGAGGAAGAGCAAGAGGCTGCCCCAGGGGAATGGTAGGGTTACTGCAATGTGAGCCATTTGTTGGATTTGGCATTTGCGAGTTGCAGGTGAATTGGAAAGCACTCAAGCACTCATTCAGAGTTAGATGTTGAGGTCAGAAGCTGAGGGACAAAAGGGCTGCATGCTAGAGTTGAGTTGGTTTAACTTTGCTGTCaagcagcaggtcctgcagggcCAGTGGCAGCTTCCATGAGTATAGTGACAGTACTGCACTGGGAAGAGCCCTCTGTGCCAGTACTTGGACAGCCGCTGCTTGTTCAAATGAGTTCCGTAGGAATTTCATCTGAATTTATTCACATCTTAAAGCTAACAAGCAGTTGATTATTCTTGGGGAAGCTGGAGTAAAATAAGGGAGTTGTTAAGTTATGAGACtgggcagcaagagctgctggGAGCGTAGCTCTTGTGAGCAGGCTGCTGGTTGCCCTGGGAGAGGACAGTGGTTAAAAAGAGGATCTACCAAGGAGTGGGACAGAGTatggcagcaggagaaggacaGAGCAGCATGCCCCTTAGTCTGTGCTACCAGCTAGAGGAGGGATATTGTCTCCAGTTTCTGGAGTATTTTTCTGCCTGCTTTCTTGTTTTGGATGGTGCCATCACCCATGTCTTTAGCTGGATTACACCAGGATGCATGACTGTACTGCCTTTGTCCTGCTGTGtagagctggcagagctgttcAAGTAAATGGCAGGTAGCATCTGACTGAGCCATTGCTCCTTCTGTCCTAAGCTTTTGGAAGAACAAAAAGCCTAAAAGATGAGAAATATTCTTTCCTGAAATAGTTGGGAAAAGGAAGGACTGCCATGTTAGTGCCCAATGAGCCTCACTTCTCTGTTGCTATAGTACTTTTGCCTCTGATGAGCTGTGTAGGGCCAAGGCATTTTCCAAGCCTAACAGGAGTTAAAATTCCTCGTGTGATTGCACAAGTGTTCTTCCAGATGCAGTTCTTacccactgctgcagccagcctgtGAGCTGTAGCAGCAGGCTGCTTAGGCCAGGCAGTTGCCTGGGGCATCTGTCAATGTACTGTGAATAACTTCCAATATCTATCTACAGATGCCACTACATTAGGAAAGGGAAGGTGGGGTttttgctgtgggttttttttgtgtgtttttttttcttttgtttgttttttcttttttctttttttcttctgcatttgcATTTGTATTCATCTGTCAGGGAGCAATTGTGACTGGTGGATTGATCTAAACTGGAAGAGATGATCCTGGAGGTTGACCTTTGACTGAGAAAGGGGTAACTGCTTTCCCCAGCCAAGAACATTATGTTGTGTCTCTTCCAAATTTGTCCCTAAGCTGGCTCATCTGCTGGCAGTGGTTTTCAGAGGTGCCCCATCTGCTCCAAAAGGCAGGCCTGGATCCTTCACtgaacagaatcacagaaagagTAGTagatattaatgaaaaattgtGCAAGTATTATAACTCCTCTTTAAGACAACAAACCTGGGACAAACACAGTTGCTTCTCCCTGTAGAATAGTCTTTACTTCACTGTAGATATAAAAAAGATtggaaataacatttaaaaacagagaaacTGGAAAATATAACTTGTAACAAAGCATTGAAAACTCTGGAAATGTGAATGTAGATTCTGCAAAGAAGCCCTGCCATACTTGAGCCTGTCTTCTGTATCACAGCCAGCTGAATATTTGAATGGGTCTCTCATTCAGCCCGTTGTGAACGTTGCGGAACAGGAGGTTTTTAGATGCTATAAAAACTCTCCAAGCAAGCTGAAACACACTTCAGCTGGAACTGGCACTGAAAACGTGGTTCTAGTGGTCATGGCCTCTGGATGAGTTCCAAGCCTCAATCAAAACAGGAGACAACGAAGGATGGCAGGAATTGCTTGTGGTCTGTCTGGAGAGGGTGGTGCAGTGTTAGACAGTGATAGATACCCTCACCTGACATGAGGTAAATCTGGGAAAAGGGTTTGACTTGCAGGTGTGGAAGACAAAACCAAGTAGTGAAGCTGACTCCTCTGGAGGGTTTCTA
This portion of the Anomalospiza imberbis isolate Cuckoo-Finch-1a 21T00152 chromosome 5, ASM3175350v1, whole genome shotgun sequence genome encodes:
- the CECR2 gene encoding chromatin remodeling regulator CECR2 isoform X3; translation: MLCPGVLSAGGKEAVMPWSLWYLSSEWGGSWRSILLPPPWSGRKFNLCLVLAFVVPISVCFHQSSRSLLVNPNVLSSVEKQRRREEEEERQILIAVQKREQEQLLKEERKREMEEKVKAVEERARRRKLREERAWLLAQGKELPPELSHLDPSSPAREERRTKDIFELDDEFTAMYKVLDVVKAHKDSWPFLEPVDESYAPNYYQIIKAPMDISSMEKKLNGGQYCTKDEFVGDMKTMFRNCLKYNGEGSEYTKMAYNLERCFHRAMMKHFPGEEGDTDEEFWIREDGRREKRSRRTGRSSTGSVWTRSRDPDGPGKRQQRLENGGKPPPYRATSRAPASSSSSSSSSFSSSSVDDPSGNPMQAAREVGPSNGRGFPRSLQYGGMPSPVPHPGQMRPAVPGAFGPLRGSDPTKLYGAPRVPEPHPGDPVQQHQHFAMQPAVGLSEHRGQRLGTPEKQACAAPAHVAGLGPRLGSLQLGRVGGPPPDAIYPPAQFQQGFLPPRHNGPPVKPPEGSEVPPGHMYRPYKYLNRAHPALWNGSHGPAGQAAVGPEEKAPMGPGPSLQPRVLGHMMDPRAMRPPLPPSQWSEQSNFLPHGVPPSGYIRPPGKATGQRMPQPPAALFGGPPQVQRGCQGGDSMLDSPEMIAMQQLSSRVCPPGVPYHPRQPPPPHLPGPFPQLAHAASAAGQPPKPMGNGSSQDPTGQTMDVDSNQVDTLAGMDEKSQCISIPDGAYAKLLPHPKPPLPMECTRRALPPDGEGDDPTVKGDLKTGQGKGTWSAESGYAGDPGCVRDLVPTSERAGPLPQNGAAGEGPAAGPEGKGLAANLLEKPLCGGGKALPEGAVPCMGQGTGLPGVDATSMGATPNQFHPLYMSTLEYPNSAGRYHINPGLQGFSPVMGGKPPPPASHPQHFPPRGFQPSSAHPGVFPRYRPPQGMPYPYQPQPQPSYHHYQRPPYYGCPQGYSDWQRPLHPQASPSGHPGAHPSLARPPFPERGSAGLQGCEAMSAALASPNRMDVASAKEVSPSDGQEMGPEDEKSEESQERPESPKEFLDLDNHNAAAKRQSTVAAGEFLYGAPPPHLGAGMGFGPSAFPPHGVMLQTGSPYGSRHPASHFQPRTYGSPMNAHLSHHPASSQANGLSQEGPLYRCREENVGHFQALLMDQRGSGGGMGGPPQDLYRPSGMQMHQAQVPFPKMPTATMAREDLTSQKPSALPLDQS